One genomic segment of Amycolatopsis sp. Hca4 includes these proteins:
- a CDS encoding DUF6286 domain-containing protein → MKRRPRRTTPAVLTALVVTAAGVLAATVAVQLILGERPWLDYGALARRLHELRWADLPVVVTGGFVALLGLVLVLAAVLPGKLTVLPLRGDPDSGAARHSLGSTLRAAAARVDGVEKVRLKLRRRTVRVRVRTRRTRPDGIADAVRVAVAARLDRIDPVRRPEVKVRLRALRSTS, encoded by the coding sequence GGCGCTGGTCGTGACCGCCGCCGGCGTCCTCGCCGCCACCGTGGCCGTCCAGCTGATCCTCGGCGAGCGCCCGTGGCTGGACTACGGCGCGCTCGCCCGGCGGCTGCACGAGCTGCGCTGGGCCGACCTGCCGGTCGTCGTCACCGGCGGGTTCGTCGCCCTCCTCGGCCTGGTCCTGGTGCTCGCGGCCGTGCTGCCGGGCAAGCTCACCGTGCTCCCGCTGCGCGGCGACCCGGACTCGGGCGCCGCCCGCCACAGCCTGGGCTCGACCCTCCGGGCGGCCGCGGCGCGGGTCGACGGCGTCGAGAAGGTGCGGCTGAAACTGCGGCGGCGCACCGTCCGCGTCCGGGTGCGGACGCGCCGCACCCGCCCCGACGGGATCGCCGACGCGGTCCGCGTCGCGGTCGCCGCGCGGCTGGACCGGATCGATCCGGTCCGCCGTCCCGAGGTCAAGGTCCGTCTTCGCGCACTGAGGAGCACGTCGTGA
- a CDS encoding alkaline shock response membrane anchor protein AmaP: protein MNRPAGLNRTLLVIAGLLLIAAGAIPAAIRFHWLPALGGNRPIVPGTALPPTWVLSATAAAGIVVALAGLRWLAAQLIRKPAGRTWQFEADPGAGRTELATTVAIGPFTEELRGYPGVRTATASLTGSREHPELFAVVSVEQDGDPAAIRDRIRETGVPRLCQALDLDDLPTHVELRFTTAAGTRVA, encoded by the coding sequence GTGAACCGCCCCGCCGGTCTCAACCGGACGCTGCTGGTCATCGCCGGCCTGCTGCTGATCGCCGCCGGGGCGATCCCGGCCGCGATCCGCTTCCACTGGCTGCCGGCACTCGGCGGGAACCGGCCGATCGTGCCGGGCACCGCGCTGCCGCCCACCTGGGTGCTCTCCGCGACCGCAGCCGCCGGCATCGTCGTGGCGCTGGCCGGACTGCGCTGGCTGGCCGCCCAGCTGATCCGCAAGCCGGCCGGCCGCACCTGGCAGTTCGAGGCCGATCCCGGCGCCGGCCGCACCGAACTGGCCACCACCGTGGCGATCGGGCCGTTCACCGAGGAGCTGCGCGGCTACCCGGGCGTGCGCACCGCGACCGCGTCCCTCACCGGCTCCCGCGAGCACCCGGAGCTGTTCGCGGTGGTCTCGGTCGAGCAGGACGGCGATCCCGCCGCGATCCGCGACCGCATCCGCGAAACCGGGGTGCCCCGGCTGTGCCAGGCCCTCGACCTCGACGACCTGCCCACCCACGTCGAGCTGCGCTTCACCACCGCGGCCGGCACCCGCGTCGCCTGA